The following coding sequences lie in one Haematobia irritans isolate KBUSLIRL chromosome 3, ASM5000362v1, whole genome shotgun sequence genomic window:
- the LOC142229435 gene encoding uncharacterized protein LOC142229435, whose amino-acid sequence MKFQIALICITLVSSITATPNSYSTLFANFGTILDAKNRFLQTLASILMAPFRLAEHQSKELLGIYDARDHYYIMRDPQKPLVQESKSIMKDYLRQQIPVPSPSSVPQNSQYFEPNLQKPVETIENQAKSNDNPIPK is encoded by the exons atgaaatttcaaattgctCTAATTTGTATAACTTTAGTTTCTTCTATTACGGCCACACCAAATTCATATAGTACACTATTTGCcaattttggaacaattttggatgCCAAAAATAGATTTCTTCAAACATTAGCGTCCATACTAATGGCTCCTTTCCGTTTGGCCGAGCATCAGAGTAAGGAACTGTTGGGAATATATGATGCACGAGATCATTATTACATCATGCGAGACCCCCAAAAACCCCTTGTGCAAGAGTCTAAATCAATTATGAAGGATTACCTTAGACAACAg ataccAGTGCCAAGCCCTTCCAGTGTGCCACAAAACTCTCAAtattttgaaccaaatttgcaaAAGCCTGTGGAAACCATTGAGAACCAAGCGAAAAGTAACGATAATCCAATTCCTAAATAG
- the LOC142230565 gene encoding uncharacterized protein LOC142230565 isoform X1 yields MPDHTPLNINTVNNATAVSIVSRISSKMKFKIGFILLTIIVGVWSQENLFGELLPNLRPVHNDQNGNLLAFLMTPLHWLMSAVDNTAVSSAVDALNRTIDHI; encoded by the exons ATGCCAGATCACACTccattaaatataaatacagtCAATAACGCCACTGCAGTCTCAATTGTCTCTAGAATATCTTCGAAAATGAAGTTCAAAATCGGATTCATTTTGTTAACTATCATTGTTGGTGTTTGGTCCCAAGAGAATCTATTTGGTGAATTATTACCAAATTTGAGACCGGTACATAATGACCAGAATGGAAATTTGTTAGCATTTCTAATGACACCACTTCATTGGTTAATGAGTGCTGTCGATAATACT GCTGTTTCTTCAGCTGTTGATGCGTTAAACCGCACTATTGACCATATCTAA
- the LOC142230565 gene encoding uncharacterized protein LOC142230565 isoform X2, translating into MKLKIVFLLLTIVAGVWSQGGLLGGLRDSVGSLMNNMLDIVDDVNPFELLAGDDTQLEREAVSSAVDALNRTIDHI; encoded by the exons ATGAAGTTGAAGATCGTTTTCTTGTTGCTCACAATCGTTGCTGGTGTTTGGTCCCAAGGGGGCCTGTTAGGTGGATTACGTGACAGTGTTGGTTCCTTGATGAATAATATGTTAGATATTGTGGATGATGTAAACCCATTTGAGCTGTTAGCGGGAGATGATACCCAATTGGAACGAGag GCTGTTTCTTCAGCTGTTGATGCGTTAAACCGCACTATTGACCATATCTAA